The following proteins are co-located in the Streptomyces sp. DT2A-34 genome:
- a CDS encoding methylaspartate mutase, which produces MTRTHKPLALLGAPAGKGPSAHTPAGDTDPGLPTLAESAAYIGALGKPTAADVLEACRASGRVAIQPRCGVGGHAEMMHLLTTLEAEARPDILTLTIDSHTRLKRFEEALRTLNLRPADLNGYPLVAHGWRRGRELNESVAAPLEIRHGSPDARRLFDVSVASGITSFEGGGISYNLPYSKAVPLTESLAAWQDVDRRCGELAEHGVIIDRELFGTLTAVLVPPSISLAISVIEAVLAARAGVRCVSVAYPQGGHLAQDIAALRCIPVLAERYLPAGVQVHAVLHEFMGVFPRQRGNAEDLILYGALVARLGGASKLITKTYQEAYGIPDTGANVAGLRLADRANSPLLGFLTVDEASIADEREWILAEVADLVEPLIERADLIEAVAEAFDRGRLDIPFSASRHARSDIIPRRDAEGAIRYLSAGSLPFSAANRRRNEELLQAVPDAEAGLGNLMAGLTGDINYFRHVFEETDQTTSLGGTSADIPASK; this is translated from the coding sequence ATGACGAGGACGCACAAGCCGCTGGCCCTTCTCGGCGCCCCCGCCGGGAAGGGCCCCTCGGCGCACACCCCCGCCGGGGACACGGACCCGGGCCTGCCCACCCTCGCGGAGTCGGCCGCCTACATCGGCGCGCTCGGCAAACCGACGGCCGCCGACGTCCTCGAGGCCTGCCGTGCCTCGGGCCGGGTGGCCATCCAGCCCCGGTGCGGGGTCGGCGGGCACGCCGAGATGATGCACCTGCTGACCACCCTGGAGGCCGAGGCCCGCCCCGACATCCTCACCCTCACCATCGACTCGCACACCCGGCTCAAGCGGTTCGAGGAGGCGCTGCGCACCCTCAACCTGCGCCCCGCCGACCTCAACGGCTATCCCCTGGTCGCCCACGGCTGGCGGCGCGGCCGGGAGCTGAACGAGTCGGTCGCCGCTCCCCTGGAGATCCGGCACGGCTCACCGGACGCCAGGCGGCTCTTCGACGTCTCCGTCGCGTCCGGGATCACCTCGTTCGAGGGCGGCGGGATCTCGTACAACCTGCCGTATTCCAAGGCGGTGCCGCTCACCGAGTCCCTCGCGGCCTGGCAGGACGTCGACCGCCGCTGCGGCGAGCTCGCCGAGCACGGCGTGATCATCGACCGGGAGCTGTTCGGCACCCTCACCGCCGTCCTGGTGCCGCCCTCCATCAGCCTGGCCATCAGCGTCATCGAGGCGGTGCTGGCCGCACGCGCGGGCGTGCGCTGCGTCTCCGTCGCGTATCCGCAGGGCGGCCACCTCGCCCAGGACATCGCGGCGCTGCGCTGCATCCCCGTCCTCGCCGAGCGCTACCTGCCCGCCGGTGTCCAGGTGCACGCCGTGCTGCACGAGTTCATGGGGGTCTTCCCCCGGCAGCGCGGCAACGCCGAGGACCTCATCCTCTACGGCGCGCTGGTGGCCCGGCTCGGCGGCGCCTCCAAGCTCATCACCAAGACCTACCAGGAGGCGTACGGCATCCCCGACACCGGGGCCAACGTGGCGGGCCTGAGGCTCGCGGACCGGGCCAACTCACCGCTGCTGGGCTTCCTCACCGTCGACGAGGCGAGCATCGCCGACGAGCGGGAATGGATCCTGGCGGAGGTCGCCGACCTGGTCGAACCGCTGATCGAGCGGGCCGACCTGATCGAGGCGGTCGCCGAGGCGTTCGACCGGGGCCGGCTGGACATCCCGTTCAGCGCCAGCCGCCATGCCCGCTCGGACATCATCCCGCGGCGCGACGCCGAGGGCGCCATCCGCTATCTGTCGGCGGGGTCCCTGCCGTTCTCCGCGGCCAACCGCCGCCGCAACGAGGAACTGCTCCAGGCAGTGCCCGACGCCGAGGCCGGGCTCGGAAACCTGATGGCCGGACTCACCGGTGACATCAACTACTTCCGCCATGTTTTCGAAGAGACCGACCAGACAACGTCACTGGGCGGAACCAGTGCCGACATCCCAGCGAGCAAGTGA
- a CDS encoding quinone oxidoreductase, with the protein MRAIQVSGAGGSAALDPTELAEPTPAPGEVVVRNAAIGLNFIDVYFRDGTYPTTYPFVPGQEAAGTVTAVGEGVEGVAVGDRVAYATQLGAYAELTAVPAAKLVPVPEGVELRDAAAVLLQGLAAHYLTHTTHPIVTGENVVVLAAAGGLGQLLVQLAAHGKATVIAVASSEEKRRIALAAGAQHALPYDGFDERVREITGGEGAHVVYDSVGADTFDRSLGSLRRRGHLVVCGLSSGPVGAIDVERLRTAGSVTLTRPSLADHVPDAASLRAAAAELFGYVADGVVRPRVQVELDLAEAARAHDLLEGRGTTGKVLLTP; encoded by the coding sequence ATGCGCGCGATCCAGGTGAGCGGGGCAGGCGGCTCCGCGGCCCTCGACCCGACCGAACTGGCCGAGCCCACGCCGGCACCCGGCGAGGTCGTGGTGCGCAACGCCGCGATCGGACTCAACTTCATCGACGTCTACTTCCGCGACGGCACCTACCCCACGACGTATCCGTTCGTCCCCGGCCAGGAGGCGGCGGGCACCGTCACCGCCGTGGGCGAGGGCGTCGAGGGCGTCGCCGTGGGCGACCGGGTCGCCTACGCCACCCAGCTGGGCGCCTACGCGGAACTCACCGCCGTACCGGCCGCCAAGCTGGTGCCCGTCCCCGAGGGCGTCGAACTCCGTGACGCCGCGGCCGTGCTGCTGCAGGGCCTGGCCGCGCACTACCTCACCCACACCACACACCCGATCGTCACCGGTGAGAACGTGGTCGTCCTCGCCGCGGCCGGCGGCCTCGGCCAGCTGCTGGTACAGCTGGCCGCGCACGGCAAGGCGACCGTGATCGCGGTCGCCTCCAGCGAGGAAAAGCGCCGGATCGCGCTGGCGGCCGGTGCCCAGCACGCCCTGCCCTACGACGGCTTCGACGAGCGGGTCCGGGAGATCACCGGCGGCGAAGGCGCCCATGTCGTCTACGACTCGGTGGGCGCGGACACCTTCGACCGCAGCCTCGGCTCGCTGCGCCGCCGCGGCCACCTCGTGGTCTGCGGGCTCTCCAGCGGCCCGGTCGGCGCGATCGACGTCGAACGGCTGCGTACGGCGGGTTCCGTGACCCTGACCCGGCCGTCGCTCGCCGACCACGTGCCCGACGCGGCGTCCCTGCGCGCCGCCGCCGCGGAGCTGTTCGGCTACGTCGCCGACGGCGTCGTACGGCCGCGCGTGCAGGTCGAGCTGGACCTGGCCGAGGCGGCGCGGGCCCACGACCTGCTCGAGGGCCGGGGCACGACCGGGAAGGTCCTGCTGACGCCCTGA
- a CDS encoding DMT family transporter has product MSVEAGVGTKAAHAAVTVGSTDTAGPRARGLGTVPAPLLMMIGMVSTQLGAVFAKQLFGTVGPAAMTVLRLGFAAVVLLLWWRPSFRLDRRTALAVAGLGITIAGMNICFYLSMARMPVGVALTVGMAGPLMVAALSSRRARDRLWTLLAGAGIAMLGWQGGAAGLTGMLIAAACAVFWGAYVPMSARVGALLPGGGGLALAMLFGTVCALPFGLAEGGAALADPWVLAFGFGVAMLSSLVPYTCEMETLRRVSALVFGVLLSLEPAIGAVVALIVLSETLSPGQVIGLTSVVVASIGVIRSTRTAS; this is encoded by the coding sequence ATGAGTGTCGAAGCGGGAGTCGGGACGAAGGCCGCGCATGCCGCCGTCACGGTGGGCAGCACGGACACGGCGGGCCCGCGGGCCAGAGGGCTCGGCACGGTCCCGGCGCCGCTGCTGATGATGATCGGCATGGTCAGCACCCAACTGGGCGCGGTCTTCGCCAAGCAGTTGTTCGGCACGGTGGGCCCCGCCGCCATGACGGTGCTCCGTCTCGGCTTCGCCGCCGTGGTGCTGTTGCTGTGGTGGCGGCCCTCGTTCCGCCTGGATCGGCGCACCGCCCTCGCGGTGGCCGGCCTCGGGATCACCATCGCGGGCATGAACATCTGCTTCTACCTGTCCATGGCCCGCATGCCCGTCGGCGTGGCGCTGACCGTCGGCATGGCCGGACCGCTGATGGTCGCCGCGCTGTCCAGCCGGCGGGCGCGCGACCGGCTGTGGACCCTGCTGGCCGGCGCGGGCATCGCCATGCTCGGCTGGCAGGGAGGCGCCGCGGGCCTGACGGGGATGCTGATCGCCGCCGCCTGCGCCGTGTTCTGGGGTGCGTATGTGCCCATGTCCGCCCGGGTCGGCGCGCTGCTGCCGGGTGGTGGCGGGCTCGCCCTGGCCATGCTCTTCGGCACCGTGTGCGCCCTGCCGTTCGGACTCGCCGAGGGCGGGGCGGCCCTGGCCGACCCATGGGTGCTCGCCTTCGGGTTCGGCGTCGCGATGCTGTCCTCGCTCGTGCCCTACACCTGCGAGATGGAGACGCTGCGCCGGGTGTCGGCGCTGGTCTTCGGCGTGCTGCTGAGCCTGGAGCCGGCGATCGGCGCCGTTGTCGCGCTGATCGTGCTGAGCGAGACCCTGTCGCCCGGTCAGGTGATAGGCCTCACGTCCGTCGTCGTCGCGTCGATCGGGGTCATCCGCAGCACCCGTACCGCCTCCTGA
- a CDS encoding pyridoxal-dependent decarboxylase: MNPATTGTDRRVALAGTADGIEQLRTLVDTALDAVCDAAVKRGGPVVAGGPGAAIAAVRDLVRQDGFLTGAPGPDRVGELFEAYATWAADLTHPAAVSRMQCAPTPAAVAAELLAAVLNQSLHSWESGPFALELERRLIREIAGWVGYDEEAASGTLTPGGSISNLMGLLLSRDHALGDIADGDVSQTGLVGQGARPRILCSAAAHFSIARAAGFLGLGRDAVVKVPVDDMGRMIPDEARRLLDGFGPDETPIALVATAGTTDHGSFDPLPELAALAAERRTWLHVDAAYGIGALFSQTLATHLDGLAEADSIAFDLHKFGWTPASSSVLLVRDRARMSPLTQQAVYLNPPDDEAEGYTALLGTSLQTTRRSDAFKIAASLLALGRKGMGDWVDACHAQARHAAARIAGDPDLELLAEPVLSTVIFRCRTSGPIDDESAWNAAVRRHLMAEGRALLARTKVRRPDGELQVHLKLVFLNPATTTAEIDALLDDVVTAATEVREARARAGAGRSAPGAE, from the coding sequence ATGAACCCCGCCACCACCGGCACCGACCGGCGCGTGGCACTGGCGGGCACCGCCGACGGCATCGAGCAGCTGCGCACGCTGGTGGACACCGCCCTCGACGCGGTCTGCGACGCGGCCGTCAAACGAGGTGGCCCGGTCGTCGCGGGCGGCCCCGGCGCGGCGATCGCCGCCGTGCGGGACCTGGTGCGCCAGGACGGATTCCTGACCGGCGCACCGGGACCGGACCGCGTGGGCGAGCTGTTCGAGGCGTACGCGACCTGGGCCGCCGATCTCACGCATCCGGCGGCCGTCTCGCGCATGCAGTGCGCGCCCACGCCCGCCGCGGTCGCCGCCGAACTGCTCGCCGCCGTCCTCAACCAGTCCCTCCACTCGTGGGAGAGCGGCCCCTTCGCCCTCGAACTGGAGCGCCGGCTCATCCGCGAGATAGCCGGCTGGGTCGGCTACGACGAGGAGGCGGCGTCCGGGACGCTCACTCCCGGCGGGAGCATCTCCAACCTCATGGGGCTGCTGCTCAGCCGCGACCACGCGCTCGGGGACATCGCCGACGGTGACGTCTCGCAGACGGGACTGGTCGGTCAGGGGGCGCGGCCGCGGATCCTGTGCTCCGCGGCCGCCCACTTCTCCATCGCCCGTGCCGCCGGCTTCCTGGGGCTGGGGCGCGACGCGGTGGTGAAGGTGCCGGTGGACGACATGGGCCGGATGATCCCGGACGAGGCCCGCCGCCTGCTCGACGGATTCGGCCCGGACGAGACACCCATCGCCCTGGTGGCGACCGCGGGCACCACCGACCACGGCTCCTTCGACCCGCTGCCGGAGCTCGCCGCCCTGGCCGCGGAGCGCCGGACATGGCTGCACGTCGACGCCGCGTACGGGATCGGGGCCCTGTTCTCCCAGACCCTCGCCACGCACCTCGACGGTCTTGCCGAGGCCGACTCCATCGCCTTCGACCTGCACAAGTTCGGCTGGACCCCGGCGTCCTCCAGCGTGCTGCTGGTGCGTGACCGGGCCCGGATGAGCCCGCTCACCCAGCAGGCCGTCTACCTCAACCCGCCGGACGACGAGGCGGAGGGATACACCGCGCTCCTGGGGACGTCGCTGCAGACCACCCGCCGCTCCGACGCCTTCAAAATCGCGGCGTCGCTGCTCGCCCTCGGCCGCAAGGGCATGGGCGACTGGGTCGACGCCTGCCACGCGCAGGCCAGGCATGCGGCCGCCCGCATCGCCGGCGACCCCGACCTCGAACTGCTCGCCGAACCGGTGCTCAGCACCGTGATCTTCCGGTGCCGGACCAGTGGGCCCATCGACGACGAGAGCGCCTGGAACGCCGCGGTCCGGCGGCACCTGATGGCCGAGGGACGGGCCCTCCTCGCCCGCACGAAGGTACGGCGCCCGGACGGCGAGCTCCAGGTGCACCTGAAGCTGGTCTTCCTGAACCCGGCGACCACGACCGCTGAGATCGACGCACTCCTGGACGACGTCGTCACCGCGGCCACGGAGGTCCGGGAGGCGAGGGCGCGGGCGGGCGCCGGCCGTTCCGCCCCTGGAGCGGAATAA
- a CDS encoding LLM class flavin-dependent oxidoreductase, which produces MAADETRGDTARGGETQADGIRGTTQGTAPVPLSVLDLVTVSSGRTATDALRTSVELSRLAESRGFHRYWVAEHHSMPGVASSSPAVILAHLAAHTTRIRLGSGGVMLPNHAPLVIAEQFGTLEAMAPGRIDLGLGRAPGTDGATAAALRRTDLLNEGADDFPEQLAELTRFLDDDFPDGHPYRRIHAVPGPVQATSPGGVQSPHRPPVWLLGSSGFSARLAAVLGLPFAFAHHFSARNTVPALDLYRESFQPSAVLDEPYALIGVSALATDDEKEARRQIRAAALSMIRLRTGRPGLIPTPEEAEAYEFTALEREFADSWNANVIHGTPDEVRAGLDDLQKRTGADELMITSNAPGTDIRLRSYELLADAYGLPTAA; this is translated from the coding sequence GTGGCGGCAGACGAGACCAGGGGCGACACGGCACGAGGCGGGGAGACCCAGGCCGACGGGATCCGGGGCACCACCCAGGGCACCGCCCCCGTCCCCCTCTCCGTCCTGGACCTGGTCACCGTCAGCTCCGGCCGCACCGCCACCGACGCCCTGCGCACCAGCGTCGAACTCTCCCGCCTCGCGGAGTCCCGCGGCTTCCACCGCTACTGGGTCGCCGAGCACCACTCCATGCCGGGCGTGGCCTCCTCCTCCCCGGCCGTGATCCTCGCCCACCTCGCCGCCCACACCACCCGCATCCGCCTCGGCTCCGGCGGCGTGATGCTCCCCAACCACGCCCCCCTCGTCATCGCGGAACAGTTCGGCACCCTGGAGGCCATGGCCCCCGGCCGCATCGACCTGGGCCTCGGCCGCGCCCCCGGCACGGACGGCGCCACAGCAGCCGCCCTCCGCCGCACCGACCTCCTCAACGAGGGCGCCGACGACTTCCCCGAGCAACTCGCCGAGCTCACCCGCTTCCTCGACGACGACTTCCCCGACGGCCACCCCTACCGCCGTATCCACGCCGTCCCCGGCCCCGTCCAGGCGACGTCCCCCGGCGGCGTCCAGTCCCCGCACCGCCCGCCGGTCTGGCTGCTCGGCTCCTCCGGCTTCAGCGCCCGCCTCGCCGCCGTCCTCGGCCTGCCCTTCGCCTTCGCGCACCACTTCTCGGCACGGAACACCGTCCCGGCCCTGGACCTGTACCGGGAGTCCTTCCAGCCGTCGGCCGTCCTCGACGAGCCCTACGCCCTCATCGGCGTCTCCGCCCTCGCCACCGACGACGAGAAGGAGGCCCGCCGCCAGATCAGGGCCGCCGCCCTCAGCATGATCCGCCTGCGCACCGGCCGCCCCGGCCTCATCCCCACTCCCGAAGAGGCCGAGGCCTACGAATTCACTGCGCTGGAGCGCGAGTTCGCCGACTCCTGGAACGCCAACGTCATCCACGGCACCCCCGACGAGGTCCGCGCCGGCCTCGACGACCTCCAAAAGCGCACCGGCGCCGACGAGTTGATGATCACGAGCAACGCGCCCGGCACGGACATACGCCTGCGCTCGTACGAACTCCTCGCGGATGCCTACGGATTGCCCACGGCCGCGTAG
- a CDS encoding bifunctional diguanylate cyclase/phosphodiesterase, with product MSGTSEGPTPTADLIRPAVTESNAQTPPRTGAPPLTPPYSSVFSAAPLAMAVVDREGLVTGANPAFAELLGKGPAELAGCVAADLVDLTSDARAWHAYREVLRGRQAQLRCTRRLKHPDGHSLWVQVTVAPLPAEEPGGVLLSVADISDHRELQAKLRHLQMHDAVTRLPNRTLFFERLSAALEAESYEENGTTGRIGLCYLDLDGFKAINDTLGHRVGDSLLAAVAERLTHCAEEAGLTRSIPPLVARLGGDEFALLVEDSTGTEQLADLAESVLESLRAPFDLSGRRLSVSASIGVVERQAAGTTPTALMQAADTTLYWAKADGKDRWTLFDPERNAHRMTRQALASTLRPAIDRGEFALEYQPLVSMGDGRLRGVEALVRWKHPQFGVLAPNRFIGLAEEDGSIVPLGRWILATACRQARAWQVTHPDEPPIFVSVNVAVRQVWDSDLVADVARILDETELAPHLLQLELTESAVMGSAGRPLQALQALSDMGVRIAIDDFGTGYSNLAYLSRLPVSVLKLDGSFVRGFQYESDNSTAVPPNPADEVVVEAMIQLAHRLGLTVTAECVETLAQASRLRRIGCDTGQGWLYSRPVPPDRISELLGVRV from the coding sequence GTGAGCGGAACGTCCGAAGGGCCGACGCCTACGGCAGACCTCATCCGGCCGGCCGTCACAGAGAGTAACGCACAGACACCCCCCCGTACCGGGGCGCCACCTCTGACGCCTCCCTACTCCTCCGTCTTCTCGGCCGCCCCCCTGGCAATGGCCGTGGTCGACCGCGAGGGTCTGGTGACCGGTGCCAACCCCGCCTTCGCCGAGCTGCTCGGTAAAGGGCCCGCGGAGCTGGCCGGTTGCGTCGCCGCCGATCTGGTGGACCTCACCTCCGACGCCCGCGCCTGGCACGCCTACCGCGAGGTGCTGCGCGGCCGCCAGGCCCAACTGCGCTGCACACGCCGCCTGAAGCACCCGGACGGACACTCCCTGTGGGTCCAGGTCACGGTCGCCCCCCTGCCCGCCGAGGAGCCGGGCGGCGTCCTGCTCTCCGTCGCCGACATCAGCGACCACCGCGAACTCCAGGCGAAGCTGCGGCACTTGCAGATGCACGACGCGGTGACCCGGCTGCCCAACCGCACGCTGTTCTTCGAGCGGCTGTCGGCGGCGCTGGAGGCGGAGTCGTACGAGGAGAACGGCACGACCGGCCGAATCGGGCTGTGCTATCTGGACCTTGACGGCTTCAAGGCGATCAACGACACCCTCGGCCACCGCGTCGGTGACAGCCTGCTGGCCGCCGTGGCCGAACGGCTCACGCACTGCGCCGAGGAGGCGGGGCTGACCAGGTCGATCCCGCCGCTGGTGGCCCGGCTCGGCGGTGACGAGTTCGCCCTGCTCGTCGAGGACTCGACGGGCACCGAGCAACTGGCCGACCTCGCCGAGTCGGTACTGGAGTCCCTGCGGGCGCCCTTCGACCTCTCCGGCCGGCGCCTGTCGGTGTCGGCCTCGATCGGCGTCGTGGAGCGCCAGGCAGCCGGCACCACCCCGACCGCCCTGATGCAGGCCGCCGACACGACGCTGTACTGGGCGAAGGCCGACGGCAAGGACCGCTGGACGCTCTTCGACCCCGAACGCAACGCCCACCGCATGACCCGCCAGGCCCTCGCCTCCACCCTGCGCCCGGCCATCGACCGCGGTGAATTCGCCCTGGAGTACCAGCCGTTGGTGAGCATGGGCGACGGCAGGCTGCGCGGCGTCGAGGCGCTTGTCCGCTGGAAACATCCTCAGTTCGGCGTACTGGCGCCGAATCGGTTCATCGGACTGGCCGAGGAGGACGGCTCGATCGTGCCGCTCGGCCGCTGGATCCTGGCGACCGCCTGCCGCCAGGCCCGCGCCTGGCAGGTCACGCACCCCGACGAGCCGCCGATCTTCGTGAGCGTGAACGTGGCCGTACGCCAGGTCTGGGACTCCGACCTGGTCGCGGACGTGGCGCGGATCCTCGACGAGACGGAACTCGCCCCGCACCTGCTCCAGTTGGAGCTCACCGAATCGGCGGTGATGGGTTCGGCGGGACGGCCGCTCCAGGCCCTCCAGGCACTCAGCGACATGGGCGTGCGCATCGCGATCGACGACTTCGGCACGGGCTACTCGAACCTGGCCTACCTCAGTCGGCTGCCGGTCTCGGTCCTGAAGCTGGACGGTTCCTTCGTACGGGGCTTCCAGTACGAGAGCGACAACAGCACCGCCGTGCCGCCGAACCCCGCCGACGAGGTCGTGGTCGAGGCGATGATCCAGCTTGCCCACCGGCTGGGGCTGACGGTCACCGCGGAGTGTGTGGAGACGCTGGCGCAGGCCTCGCGGCTGCGCCGGATCGGCTGCGACACCGGCCAGGGGTGGCTGTACTCACGGCCGGTGCCGCCGGATCGCATCTCCGAGTTGCTGGGTGTGCGGGTGTGA
- a CDS encoding M6 family metalloprotease domain-containing protein, translated as MSREPLPEVDVPRQFPLLPGMGRLWEWPRLRSTAALFTTMSALAATSLVAGPSTAEPFDTTPCALERTEAHHSEGLDTWNAAYPRPTRELDAVMVFLSFPDSAPRTTPAELTADHFPATTRFFERASYGRFTLRPHPLRHWIPMPKPSTAYAIQRDWHVDDRAAYLRDALAAADRKVDFSRYDVVYFVADPDAPGVDSDATKVVNLDTPLRADGTDIRRVVTVFEDHPPDRLVLAHETGHVFDLPDLYHRPADGKGDWDTYVGDWDLMGSQFGMAPDLFGWHKWKLGWLEPRQVVCVRGSGTRGTRLTLEPLSVGPGAMPVRTGAAGAAGVPWPPGAFDGVGGLGAAGAAGAYGALGGVGAVGAVPGFGLGNGTKLAVVRTGPESALAFEVRGPVGNDAQACRQGVLVYRVRSQADSGGGPVEVIDAHPRSEACWEQSVYPPLADAPVGLGESFTVPGDGVRVEVEGRTASGAWTVKITAVG; from the coding sequence GTGTCCCGTGAACCGCTCCCGGAGGTCGACGTGCCGCGTCAGTTCCCCCTGCTCCCCGGCATGGGCCGGCTGTGGGAGTGGCCCCGACTGCGCAGCACCGCCGCACTGTTCACCACGATGTCGGCACTCGCCGCGACGTCCCTGGTCGCCGGCCCTTCGACCGCCGAACCCTTCGACACGACGCCCTGCGCCCTGGAGCGCACGGAGGCCCACCACTCCGAGGGCCTGGACACCTGGAACGCCGCCTATCCGCGCCCGACCCGCGAACTCGACGCGGTCATGGTGTTCCTGTCCTTCCCCGACTCGGCACCCCGGACGACACCCGCCGAACTGACGGCCGACCACTTCCCGGCCACCACCCGCTTCTTCGAACGCGCCTCCTACGGCAGATTCACCCTGCGCCCGCATCCACTGCGGCACTGGATCCCGATGCCGAAGCCGTCCACCGCGTACGCCATACAGCGTGACTGGCACGTCGACGACCGGGCTGCCTATCTGCGCGACGCGCTCGCCGCGGCGGACCGGAAGGTGGACTTCTCCCGCTACGACGTCGTCTACTTCGTCGCCGACCCGGACGCGCCCGGCGTCGACTCGGACGCCACGAAGGTCGTCAACCTGGACACCCCGCTGCGGGCCGACGGCACGGACATCCGGCGCGTCGTCACGGTGTTCGAGGACCATCCGCCGGACCGGCTGGTCCTCGCCCACGAGACCGGCCACGTCTTCGACCTGCCGGACCTGTACCACCGCCCGGCGGACGGCAAGGGCGACTGGGACACCTACGTCGGCGACTGGGACCTGATGGGCAGCCAGTTCGGGATGGCTCCGGACCTGTTCGGCTGGCACAAGTGGAAACTGGGGTGGCTGGAGCCCCGGCAGGTGGTGTGCGTGCGGGGGAGCGGCACCAGAGGCACGCGGCTGACGCTGGAGCCGCTGTCGGTGGGGCCGGGTGCCATGCCTGTGCGGACGGGTGCGGCGGGGGCTGCGGGGGTGCCCTGGCCGCCGGGGGCGTTCGATGGGGTCGGTGGGCTCGGCGCGGCCGGTGCGGCCGGTGCGTACGGCGCGCTCGGCGGGGTCGGCGCGGTCGGGGCAGTGCCGGGCTTCGGGCTGGGCAACGGCACCAAGCTCGCCGTCGTGCGCACCGGTCCCGAAAGCGCCCTGGCCTTCGAGGTGCGCGGCCCGGTGGGCAACGACGCGCAGGCCTGTCGGCAGGGGGTGCTGGTGTACCGGGTGCGCAGCCAGGCCGACTCCGGGGGCGGGCCGGTCGAGGTGATCGACGCCCACCCGCGCAGCGAGGCCTGCTGGGAGCAATCCGTGTATCCGCCCCTCGCGGACGCGCCGGTCGGGCTCGGGGAGAGCTTCACCGTGCCGGGGGACGGGGTGCGGGTGGAGGTGGAGGGGCGTACGGCTTCGGGGGCGTGGACGGTGAAGATCACGGCGGTCGGATAG
- a CDS encoding bifunctional DNA primase/polymerase has translation MSSTRNAPPSPASLTAASLTADGAAWLASAEPYPRSIRALWDEQPTAPVVLACGSVFDIVSAPTVFGRRMVDQLWEEGPGSGPVAMFRGRMLLFAAPGTAQRLPSLLRWEEFGRAGDVPPLLCHGTGDAVTVPAGSGTDAPSGSRWLVAPDTRHPWLPGPEVLLWAAVRAARAAVRISIFPHADQGAKVYDVSRRR, from the coding sequence ATGAGCAGCACACGCAACGCCCCGCCCTCCCCCGCCTCCCTCACCGCCGCCTCCCTCACCGCGGACGGCGCCGCCTGGCTCGCCTCCGCAGAACCGTATCCGCGCAGCATCCGGGCGCTCTGGGACGAGCAGCCGACGGCCCCCGTGGTCCTGGCCTGCGGTTCCGTGTTCGACATCGTGAGCGCGCCCACGGTCTTCGGGCGACGCATGGTCGACCAGCTGTGGGAGGAGGGGCCCGGATCGGGGCCGGTGGCGATGTTCCGGGGCCGGATGCTGCTGTTCGCCGCGCCCGGCACCGCCCAGCGGCTGCCGTCGCTGCTGCGGTGGGAGGAGTTCGGCCGCGCGGGTGACGTCCCGCCACTGCTGTGCCACGGCACGGGGGACGCGGTGACCGTCCCGGCCGGGTCCGGCACGGACGCCCCCTCCGGCTCCCGCTGGCTGGTCGCCCCCGACACCCGTCATCCCTGGTTACCGGGCCCCGAGGTGCTGCTCTGGGCAGCCGTGCGGGCGGCCCGCGCGGCCGTTCGGATATCGATTTTTCCCCACGCCGACCAGGGTGCTAAGGTCTACGACGTCAGCAGGCGCCGCTAG